Proteins from a single region of Abyssalbus ytuae:
- a CDS encoding family 20 glycosylhydrolase, producing the protein MDYKYILKFLSLLGLLLFAPFYLNAQAPIEINGNDFKVKGFHLDLRIQVMTPDALKEFANELAAMGMNTLVMEWEGTYPFKKHATISNEYSYTREEVKDFISHCQTLGIEVIPLQQSLGHVEYILRNPRYSNLKEDRKDISQLCPMEEEDNKELFRELFSDLAQMHNSDYIHIGGDETYLLGHCEKCKKKVEEEGKSKLFVDHIKMIADLVIELGKKPVMWADIILKHPEAANELPKEIIFVDWNYGWKINHFGNIPALQEMGFSFFGAPAIRCHPDNWFVTDWPTHFKNQKEFIPYARKADYKGIIMTSWSTTGVYGFIWDVGYDVIDMVQVRNTYPLSGFRILIASYAEALKNAGPIDPETFVVQYGKKRFGLKVAEAKQLWEFLSFKQELIKNGKPERSKDITQMKEKYKIAQEKILPLQPKKNKKEFEHFKLMADLRMHYLDFKEVESVYNSEDFTPSQAPGLLEKLDQILEKAKKLDNRFIQLNKGFLYDSELKEQNELRVQQVHVLYNRLAKLTSVRSKR; encoded by the coding sequence ATGGATTATAAATATATTTTAAAATTTTTATCATTACTAGGCCTTCTGTTGTTTGCTCCCTTTTATTTAAATGCACAGGCGCCCATAGAAATTAATGGCAATGACTTTAAAGTTAAAGGGTTTCATCTGGATTTAAGAATACAGGTCATGACACCCGATGCACTTAAAGAATTTGCAAATGAGCTTGCAGCAATGGGAATGAACACGCTGGTAATGGAGTGGGAAGGAACTTATCCTTTTAAAAAACATGCTACTATCTCCAATGAATATTCATACACCCGTGAAGAAGTAAAAGATTTTATTTCGCACTGCCAGACATTAGGAATAGAAGTTATTCCCCTCCAGCAAAGCCTGGGACACGTAGAGTATATTTTACGTAACCCCCGTTACAGCAATTTAAAGGAAGATAGAAAAGATATTTCCCAGCTTTGCCCTATGGAAGAAGAAGACAATAAAGAGCTTTTTAGAGAATTGTTTTCAGATCTGGCTCAAATGCATAATTCTGATTATATACACATTGGCGGAGATGAAACTTACCTGTTAGGGCATTGCGAAAAATGTAAAAAAAAGGTAGAGGAAGAAGGAAAGTCCAAACTGTTTGTAGATCATATAAAAATGATTGCAGATTTGGTTATAGAATTAGGAAAAAAGCCGGTAATGTGGGCCGATATTATCCTGAAACATCCCGAAGCTGCTAATGAATTACCCAAAGAAATTATTTTTGTAGATTGGAATTATGGCTGGAAAATAAACCATTTTGGCAATATACCGGCTCTTCAGGAAATGGGATTTTCATTCTTTGGCGCCCCTGCTATACGATGCCATCCGGATAACTGGTTTGTTACCGACTGGCCAACCCATTTTAAAAACCAGAAAGAGTTTATTCCTTATGCACGAAAAGCTGATTACAAAGGCATCATCATGACCTCATGGTCAACAACAGGAGTTTACGGTTTTATTTGGGATGTAGGTTATGATGTTATTGATATGGTGCAGGTTAGAAATACCTATCCTTTGTCCGGTTTTAGAATTTTAATAGCAAGTTATGCCGAAGCCCTTAAAAATGCCGGACCTATTGATCCGGAAACATTTGTTGTACAATACGGTAAAAAAAGATTTGGTTTAAAAGTTGCAGAAGCCAAACAATTATGGGAGTTTTTATCCTTTAAACAAGAGCTGATAAAAAACGGAAAGCCTGAGAGAAGTAAAGATATTACACAAATGAAGGAAAAATATAAAATAGCTCAGGAAAAAATATTGCCATTACAACCTAAAAAGAATAAAAAAGAATTTGAGCACTTTAAGCTAATGGCTGATTTGAGAATGCATTATCTTGATTTTAAGGAAGTAGAATCAGTTTATAATTCTGAAGATTTCACACCTTCACAAGCTCCCGGATTACTGGAAAAATTAGATCAAATACTAGAAAAAGCTAAAAAATTGGATAACAGGTTTATTCAATTAAACAAAGGTTTTTTGTATGATTCGGAATTAAAAGAGCAAAATGAGTTAAGAGTACAACAAGTTCATGTTCTTTATAACAGGTTGGCTAAATTAACGTCAGTTCGGTCTAAGAGATAA
- a CDS encoding glucosamine-6-phosphate deaminase, with protein MLDFNQDINIFSTKITAGIAAGKAVEERIMQLQKVKNVIRIIFAAAPSQDSMLDYLTNSKLIDWSKIIAFNMDEYIGLKPDAPESFAAYLDNRLFSKVNVKNKNTINVHNGIPQEIERYTNLLNQAPIDIVCLGIGENGHIAFNDPPVADFNDPEVIKVVQLDDACRIQQVNDGCFDSIAEVPQKAITLTIPTLLKGEYLFCVVSGAKKSQAVKNAIIGPVSTSCPASVLTMHPNCKYYFDQEAYKEIEKLEKA; from the coding sequence ATGCTAGATTTTAACCAGGACATCAATATTTTTTCTACCAAAATTACAGCAGGTATTGCAGCAGGAAAGGCAGTAGAAGAGCGTATTATGCAATTACAGAAAGTTAAAAATGTTATACGGATTATTTTTGCCGCCGCTCCTTCCCAGGATTCTATGCTCGATTATTTAACAAATTCAAAATTAATAGACTGGAGTAAAATTATTGCCTTTAATATGGATGAATACATCGGGTTAAAACCTGATGCACCGGAATCCTTTGCAGCTTATCTCGACAACAGGCTTTTTTCAAAAGTTAATGTGAAAAATAAAAATACAATTAATGTTCATAACGGTATACCACAGGAAATAGAAAGATATACAAATTTGTTAAATCAGGCTCCCATTGATATCGTATGCCTGGGAATAGGAGAGAACGGACACATAGCTTTTAATGATCCGCCTGTAGCAGATTTCAATGACCCTGAAGTTATCAAAGTTGTTCAGTTGGATGATGCCTGCCGTATACAACAGGTAAACGACGGATGTTTTGATTCAATAGCAGAAGTACCACAAAAAGCCATAACCTTAACCATCCCTACACTTTTAAAGGGGGAGTATTTATTTTGTGTAGTATCGGGGGCAAAAAAAAGCCAGGCCGTAAAAAATGCTATTATAGGACCCGTTAGCACATCCTGCCCTGCTTCTGTGCTTACTATGCACCCAAATTGCAAATATTATTTTGATCAGGAAGCTTATAAAGAAATAGAAAAACTTGAGAAAGCATAA
- a CDS encoding glycoside hydrolase family 16 protein, giving the protein MRKKINYMKNLKSPKMYFIYSLLFATIISCSTELEDIPPVNNNRVIEFSGYEWLVRNTYEEKQGPGPNYFSDSEENVWVDAQGRLHLKVMQRDGKWYCAGLTLRRTFGFNKYVFYVDSRVDQLNENVVGGLFTYMNDEEEIDIEFSRWSDPENQNSQFAVQPSDIPGNKDRYDMDLEGSDLSTHFFDWQADKIEFASYKGHTLTPETEDIISTWTYTGDNVPPDSYEKVKINLWLFRGNPPTDNQEAEMIINRVEIY; this is encoded by the coding sequence ATGAGAAAGAAAATTAATTATATGAAGAACTTAAAGTCGCCTAAGATGTATTTTATATATAGTTTATTGTTTGCCACAATCATATCATGTAGTACCGAACTGGAAGATATACCGCCTGTAAACAACAATAGGGTTATTGAGTTTTCGGGTTATGAGTGGCTGGTACGTAATACATATGAAGAAAAACAAGGCCCGGGCCCTAATTATTTCTCAGATTCCGAAGAAAATGTTTGGGTTGATGCACAGGGGCGTTTACACTTAAAAGTAATGCAAAGGGATGGTAAATGGTATTGTGCAGGTTTAACCCTCAGGCGCACCTTTGGTTTCAATAAATATGTTTTTTATGTAGATAGCAGGGTAGACCAACTAAACGAAAATGTAGTTGGCGGACTTTTTACCTATATGAATGACGAAGAAGAAATTGATATAGAATTTTCCAGATGGTCAGACCCGGAAAATCAAAATTCGCAGTTTGCAGTTCAACCCTCAGACATACCCGGAAATAAAGACAGGTATGATATGGATTTGGAAGGAAGTGACTTGTCAACACACTTTTTCGATTGGCAGGCTGATAAAATTGAATTTGCAAGCTATAAAGGCCATACCTTAACACCGGAAACAGAAGATATAATAAGCACTTGGACTTACACTGGTGATAATGTTCCACCGGATAGCTATGAGAAAGTAAAAATTAACTTATGGCTTTTTAGGGGGAACCCACCTACTGATAATCAAGAAGCCGAGATGATAATAAATCGTGTGGAAATTTATTAG
- a CDS encoding CBM96 family carbohydrate-binding protein: MKKYRITTYSALGVMVMLLISMIFSCETQDNFRYKESETNGEELNINAWSFIQQTDSLSMLEQAIVLTGLQDYYNQESEKSFIAPDNSAFRDYLEDNGYTTLEEVPAPILRNALKYHIVKEEVSFTDPELAENDKPLPYETENGQLIYLSHDSNFRGKINQGTGQEWDIITSNIETLSGVVHVTQAIVFFSAPSGDLSVPDPSVKFDTINPVQDTFINGGSGSSTNYGSDVLLKVKNVDNAGDVDRKTYLMFDLREFDEGVITDLELQLSVKFTHGKGVGMYVYSVSDTLWTESGLTWDNATSVPDPSIDVPISSIDVTSKVTRFDFVLDGDYVTQMSDDRRKITLVLDGEAASNETDEFYSMENGDSSLLPQLVGRIVEANSSLVNIVANTGFSVESGGAFVLSKNVLEITGAATQDIIYTVEALPLNGWLIKGSTILQAGDKFTQQDIELMNLVYINNESGTEDEIVLSVKDKAGSSIDPFNVNITIE; the protein is encoded by the coding sequence ATGAAAAAATATAGAATTACTACATATTCTGCTTTGGGAGTTATGGTAATGCTCCTGATAAGCATGATCTTTAGTTGTGAAACTCAGGATAATTTCAGGTATAAAGAATCTGAAACCAATGGAGAAGAATTGAATATTAACGCATGGAGTTTTATTCAACAAACCGATTCTCTTTCAATGCTTGAACAGGCCATTGTATTAACAGGCCTTCAGGATTATTATAATCAGGAATCGGAGAAATCCTTTATAGCACCAGATAACAGTGCCTTTAGAGATTATTTGGAAGATAATGGTTATACCACACTTGAAGAAGTGCCGGCTCCCATACTTCGTAATGCACTTAAATATCATATAGTAAAAGAAGAAGTATCTTTTACTGACCCTGAACTGGCAGAAAATGATAAACCTCTACCTTACGAAACCGAAAACGGCCAGTTGATATATCTGTCTCATGACAGTAATTTCAGAGGTAAAATTAATCAGGGAACAGGCCAGGAGTGGGATATTATAACTTCTAACATAGAAACCCTGAGCGGTGTGGTTCACGTAACCCAGGCCATAGTATTTTTCTCTGCGCCTTCCGGAGATTTAAGTGTTCCTGATCCTTCTGTAAAATTTGATACTATTAATCCTGTTCAGGATACATTTATAAACGGAGGATCTGGTTCTTCAACAAATTACGGGTCAGATGTGCTTTTGAAGGTGAAAAATGTAGATAATGCCGGTGATGTTGACAGAAAAACATATTTAATGTTTGATTTAAGAGAGTTTGACGAAGGGGTTATTACTGATTTAGAACTTCAGTTATCAGTTAAATTTACTCATGGGAAAGGAGTAGGAATGTATGTTTATTCTGTAAGTGATACCCTTTGGACAGAATCAGGTTTAACATGGGATAATGCAACAAGTGTTCCGGATCCTTCCATCGATGTGCCAATTTCAAGTATAGACGTAACTTCTAAAGTAACCCGTTTTGACTTTGTTCTTGATGGTGATTACGTAACTCAAATGAGTGATGATAGAAGAAAAATTACTTTAGTACTTGATGGTGAAGCAGCAAGTAATGAAACTGATGAATTCTATTCTATGGAAAACGGAGATTCAAGTCTTCTTCCCCAGTTGGTTGGAAGAATAGTTGAAGCCAACAGCAGCCTTGTAAATATTGTTGCCAATACAGGATTTAGTGTAGAGAGTGGAGGAGCATTCGTGTTGAGTAAAAACGTCCTTGAAATTACAGGAGCAGCAACCCAGGATATAATTTATACGGTTGAAGCCCTTCCTTTAAACGGATGGTTGATTAAAGGTTCTACTATTCTACAGGCAGGGGATAAGTTTACTCAACAGGATATTGAGTTAATGAATCTTGTTTATATAAATAATGAATCAGGAACAGAAGATGAAATTGTTCTTTCTGTTAAAGATAAAGCAGGTTCTTCAATAGACCCCTTTAATGTTAATATCACCATTGAATAA
- a CDS encoding RagB/SusD family nutrient uptake outer membrane protein, which produces MKNIKKIILGVVSLSVFTACTLDKDPVSSFSAQGFYKTASDAQAGVYGIYDAVQSTFRINFAYWGEGRADAVGTRGQEDALPLSQNTLNKTMASARWNNIYETISRANYAIKYVPQVFEDDSELGLQLVGEAKALRALSYFYAVRVWGDVPLVTEPYESVEQEFFVTRTDKELVLDQIEDDLLFASENCRESFGGDKDRILITQGAANALLVHFYMWNKDYESAIEYADRVLDNDLYSLVSIGNWSKIFTSGYSSESIFEVGYNETQENALRNLYAKGGDSYYFPSESFINSFESGDLRRDLIYDVNESQPGKIWKYFGQGFNDESQDPSDQNIVLVRLADIILLKAEAHANLNQIAEALQLLNSIRTRAGLSELDESEAINMYGDIESAILHERLIELCYEGHRWFDLVRTGKAIEVMGPVNGLSDEANLVWPISEQALNKNPNLEQNTFYR; this is translated from the coding sequence ATGAAAAATATTAAGAAAATTATTCTGGGAGTTGTTTCATTATCAGTGTTTACTGCATGTACACTGGATAAAGATCCTGTTAGTAGTTTTTCTGCCCAGGGTTTCTATAAAACAGCAAGTGATGCCCAGGCCGGGGTATACGGAATTTACGATGCGGTTCAATCTACCTTTAGAATCAATTTTGCATATTGGGGAGAAGGCAGGGCCGATGCTGTAGGTACCAGGGGCCAGGAAGATGCTTTGCCACTTAGCCAAAATACTTTGAATAAAACTATGGCTTCAGCCAGGTGGAATAATATATATGAAACCATTAGCCGGGCAAATTATGCCATAAAATATGTTCCGCAGGTTTTTGAAGACGATAGTGAGTTAGGCCTCCAGTTAGTGGGTGAGGCCAAAGCTTTACGGGCTTTATCATACTTTTATGCGGTAAGGGTTTGGGGAGATGTACCCCTGGTTACAGAACCATATGAAAGTGTAGAGCAAGAATTTTTTGTAACAAGAACCGATAAAGAACTGGTTCTGGACCAAATAGAGGATGACCTTCTTTTTGCCTCAGAAAATTGTCGTGAAAGCTTTGGGGGCGACAAAGATAGAATATTAATTACCCAGGGTGCTGCCAATGCTTTACTTGTACATTTTTATATGTGGAACAAAGATTATGAAAGTGCAATAGAGTATGCAGACAGAGTATTGGATAATGACCTGTATTCGTTGGTAAGTATAGGCAATTGGTCCAAAATATTTACTTCCGGCTACTCCAGTGAGAGTATTTTTGAAGTGGGTTATAACGAAACTCAGGAAAATGCATTAAGGAATTTGTATGCAAAAGGAGGTGATAGTTATTATTTTCCGAGTGAGTCGTTTATAAATTCATTTGAATCGGGCGACCTCAGAAGAGATCTTATATATGATGTAAATGAGAGCCAGCCCGGAAAAATATGGAAATACTTCGGACAGGGCTTTAATGATGAGAGTCAGGATCCTTCAGACCAAAATATTGTGCTCGTCCGCTTAGCCGATATTATTCTTTTAAAAGCAGAAGCACACGCGAACTTAAACCAAATAGCTGAAGCACTGCAATTGCTGAACAGTATCCGTACAAGAGCCGGATTATCGGAACTTGACGAAAGCGAGGCCATTAACATGTATGGTGATATAGAATCGGCCATATTACATGAAAGGCTGATAGAACTTTGTTATGAAGGGCATCGTTGGTTTGATTTGGTTAGAACCGGAAAAGCCATAGAAGTTATGGGGCCTGTTAACGGGTTAAGTGACGAGGCTAACCTGGTATGGCCCATAAGTGAACAGGCTTTAAATAAAAACCCTAACCTCGAACAAAACACCTTTTACCGGTAG
- a CDS encoding SusC/RagA family TonB-linked outer membrane protein produces the protein MEKRIENPLLNFREWKITCKSIVCFLIMGFAFIQGYSQGATVYGEITDEFTGEPLLGVNVIIKGTSRGVASDFDGKYSIDGVESNSILVFSYLGYDTQEIEVGLQKEINVILKPALNELEEMVVVGYGTQKKRNLTGSVTSVGSEEIGRTNLQDPVSILQGRVAGVQVISNSGAPGGGMTIRVRGSSSLNAGNTPLYVIDGVPIETSSLSSLNGTENFGLNPLSDINPDDIESIEVLKDAASTAIYGSRAANGVVMITTKRGAEGKAQIDVGFNTGVSEVTRLLSVLNASQYRQVVLDSYRNMENPEPVSWIILDSLNPKNNGDVNWQKMLYRLATQYEANISVRGGNENMKYSWSSSFFDQDGIILNSNYKRVTSRMNIDFKASDKLTVGQSLSYTNSVNNRINAGGTNNLAVVRELLIRPPIFAMYLPDGSLNGYQFGRRNPVGLAEEATHLNKSNRIVGNQYLEYELFEGLKFRSNLNLDFVSMKEDEFIPSTLDYREGYNTGAVRVVQNLTWGTESFFDYKDQFGENHNFGALAGFSYQDWKNERTGLDGMFFVSDNIRTLNGAGTISNQEVNRTTEHSLKSYFGRLSYDYKGVYLVEFNMRADGSSRFGKDKRFGYFPSASVGWRFSDLPFLRDSRFLTDGKFRFSAGQTGNESIGEYVSQGSYVVGANYLDYSGAAPDAMPNSGLSWETTTQYNAGLDLSLWNNRVVLNADVYLKETEDLLYNVPIPQTTGFSTVTQNIGSIENRGVEFLLNTRNLVGDFRWTTSLNVSANRNKVTSLPEDLLTNGYIQNGDYHILREGLPIGVFYGWKFNGVYSRDEDNVNGITNGAQGDVFRGGDPIWDDYNGDDIIDEGDKQILGSAEPDFFGGINNEFSYKGVSLGIFLQFSYGNEIYSEINHQRNSLVRYNNLSTDALTRWREQGDVTNFPRVVRDDPMQSDSRVQSRWVEDGSYLKLKNVNLRYRFPNEMISRYGLRKFDVYITASNLLTWTKYTGYDPDVNSGLGLRLGVDHGSYPQSRTISVGLNLGF, from the coding sequence ATGGAAAAACGAATTGAAAATCCTCTTCTGAATTTTAGGGAGTGGAAAATTACCTGCAAATCGATTGTCTGTTTTTTGATAATGGGTTTTGCTTTTATACAAGGATACTCTCAGGGGGCAACGGTATATGGTGAAATAACCGATGAGTTTACCGGAGAACCACTGTTGGGAGTAAATGTTATTATAAAAGGTACTTCGCGGGGAGTAGCATCCGATTTTGACGGGAAGTACAGTATTGATGGTGTTGAATCTAACAGTATTCTGGTTTTCTCTTATTTAGGTTACGACACTCAGGAAATTGAAGTTGGATTGCAAAAAGAAATCAATGTGATTTTAAAACCGGCCCTTAATGAGTTGGAAGAGATGGTGGTTGTAGGGTATGGTACACAGAAGAAAAGAAATTTAACCGGATCTGTCACTTCTGTGGGAAGTGAGGAAATCGGACGGACTAATTTACAGGATCCCGTGTCAATTTTACAAGGTAGGGTTGCCGGTGTCCAGGTAATATCTAATTCAGGCGCTCCGGGCGGTGGTATGACAATACGTGTTAGGGGTAGCTCATCTTTAAATGCCGGAAATACACCTTTGTATGTTATAGATGGTGTTCCCATTGAAACATCGTCTTTATCTTCATTAAACGGTACTGAAAACTTCGGTTTAAATCCGTTATCAGATATTAATCCCGATGATATTGAGTCTATTGAAGTACTTAAAGATGCAGCTTCTACTGCTATTTACGGTTCAAGGGCTGCTAACGGGGTGGTAATGATTACTACAAAAAGAGGTGCTGAAGGTAAGGCCCAGATAGATGTAGGTTTTAATACCGGGGTTAGTGAGGTTACAAGGCTTTTAAGTGTTTTAAATGCAAGCCAGTACAGGCAGGTTGTTTTGGATTCTTACAGAAATATGGAGAATCCGGAGCCGGTAAGCTGGATCATACTGGATTCATTAAACCCTAAAAATAACGGAGATGTTAACTGGCAAAAAATGTTATACAGGCTTGCTACCCAGTACGAAGCAAATATTTCTGTGCGAGGGGGCAATGAGAATATGAAATATTCCTGGAGCTCTTCATTTTTTGATCAGGATGGGATTATCCTGAATTCAAACTACAAGAGGGTTACATCCAGGATGAATATTGATTTTAAAGCTTCTGATAAATTAACAGTCGGACAAAGCTTATCATATACAAATAGTGTTAATAACAGAATTAATGCCGGTGGTACTAACAACCTGGCAGTAGTAAGAGAGTTGTTAATAAGGCCGCCCATTTTTGCAATGTATTTACCCGATGGTTCGCTTAATGGCTATCAGTTTGGTAGAAGAAACCCCGTAGGGCTTGCAGAAGAAGCTACTCATTTAAATAAAAGTAACCGGATAGTAGGTAACCAGTATTTAGAGTACGAGTTATTTGAAGGGCTTAAATTTAGAAGTAACCTGAACCTGGATTTTGTTTCTATGAAAGAAGATGAGTTTATACCTTCAACCTTGGATTATCGTGAAGGGTATAATACAGGAGCTGTTAGGGTTGTGCAGAACTTAACCTGGGGTACGGAGAGCTTTTTTGATTATAAGGATCAATTTGGTGAAAATCATAATTTTGGAGCTCTTGCAGGGTTTAGTTATCAGGATTGGAAAAATGAAAGAACAGGATTAGACGGAATGTTCTTTGTAAGTGATAATATCAGAACATTAAATGGAGCCGGAACAATCTCAAATCAGGAAGTTAATCGTACTACAGAACACTCCCTGAAGTCTTACTTTGGCAGGCTTTCCTATGATTATAAAGGAGTGTATTTAGTAGAGTTTAACATGAGGGCCGATGGTTCGTCCAGGTTTGGAAAAGATAAGCGGTTTGGATATTTCCCTTCTGCTTCGGTAGGGTGGAGATTCTCAGACCTACCTTTTTTAAGAGACTCACGATTTTTGACCGATGGAAAATTTCGTTTTAGTGCGGGTCAAACCGGAAATGAGTCCATTGGTGAGTATGTCTCTCAGGGATCATATGTAGTAGGGGCAAATTATTTAGATTATTCCGGTGCAGCACCTGACGCTATGCCAAACTCAGGATTATCGTGGGAAACTACCACTCAATATAATGCCGGTTTAGATTTATCATTATGGAATAACAGGGTAGTTTTAAATGCTGATGTTTATTTAAAAGAAACTGAAGATCTTCTTTACAATGTCCCAATACCTCAAACTACCGGATTCTCAACTGTAACTCAAAATATTGGAAGTATTGAAAACAGGGGTGTGGAGTTTTTACTTAACACGCGCAATTTAGTAGGTGATTTTAGGTGGACCACCAGCTTAAATGTTAGTGCTAACCGTAACAAGGTAACATCTTTACCAGAAGATCTATTAACTAACGGATATATACAAAACGGAGATTATCATATTTTAAGAGAAGGACTGCCTATAGGAGTTTTCTATGGTTGGAAGTTTAACGGGGTTTATTCAAGAGATGAAGACAACGTTAACGGAATTACCAATGGGGCACAGGGCGATGTGTTTAGAGGAGGTGACCCAATTTGGGATGATTACAATGGCGATGATATTATTGATGAAGGAGATAAACAAATATTAGGTAGTGCCGAACCAGACTTTTTTGGGGGTATAAATAATGAGTTTTCATATAAGGGCGTAAGTTTAGGAATATTTCTTCAATTCTCTTACGGGAATGAGATTTATAGCGAAATAAATCATCAGAGAAATTCATTGGTGCGTTACAATAACCTTTCTACCGATGCTTTAACAAGATGGCGTGAACAAGGTGACGTTACTAACTTTCCCAGGGTTGTAAGAGATGACCCGATGCAATCAGACAGCAGGGTTCAAAGCCGTTGGGTAGAAGATGGTTCTTATCTTAAACTAAAAAATGTAAATCTTCGATACAGATTTCCAAATGAAATGATTAGCCGTTATGGCCTTAGAAAGTTTGACGTGTATATAACTGCTTCAAATTTACTTACCTGGACCAAATATACAGGTTATGATCCTGATGTGAATTCTGGTTTAGGCTTACGTTTAGGTGTAGATCATGGATCTTACCCTCAAAGCAGAACGATTAGTGTGGGATTGAATTTAGGATTTTAA
- the uxaC gene encoding glucuronate isomerase: MKIKPFLGDQFLLENSVAEELYHNYAKKQPVIDYHSHISDEDVYSDRQFESITRVWLESDHSKWRAMRTYGINEKFITGNTDDYQKFEKWAQTVPYTLRNPLFQWTQLELKRFFSIEKLLNKENAKEIYAETKEKLQLPELSSRGILKKMNVEIAVTTDDPVSELVNHKNISKQKCGFKLLPTFRPDKAVHIDKKDFRQYIQLLGQSANMPILDFSDLIEVLTSRIDYFHENGCRISDHGLEYCYTENLDYQVAEKALKRKMSGMDISTHEAVVYKSVLLFELGKMYADNNWVMQLHLGAMRNNNSRMFNILGHDAGYDSIGDFSQGKNLSVFLNRLDAEGKLPKTIIYNLNPKDNEVVASMAGNFNDGSVKGKVQFGAAWWFLDQKDGIEKQLNALSNIGMLSCFVGMLSDSRSLFSYSRHEYFRRILCNLIGKDVVNGELPNDIEFLGSVVNDISYHNARMYFDF, translated from the coding sequence ATGAAAATAAAACCTTTTTTGGGAGATCAGTTCCTGCTGGAAAACAGTGTGGCTGAAGAATTATATCATAACTATGCAAAAAAGCAACCTGTAATTGATTATCACAGTCATATTTCCGATGAGGATGTATATAGTGACCGTCAGTTTGAAAGTATAACCCGGGTTTGGCTGGAAAGTGATCATTCAAAATGGAGGGCGATGAGAACTTATGGTATCAATGAAAAGTTTATTACCGGAAATACAGATGATTATCAAAAGTTTGAAAAATGGGCGCAGACAGTTCCTTATACCTTAAGAAATCCTCTTTTTCAATGGACCCAACTGGAATTAAAAAGATTTTTCTCAATAGAAAAATTATTAAATAAGGAAAACGCTAAAGAAATATATGCTGAAACAAAGGAAAAATTACAATTGCCGGAGTTAAGCTCCAGAGGGATTCTTAAGAAGATGAATGTGGAAATTGCGGTTACTACTGATGATCCTGTTTCTGAGCTGGTCAACCATAAAAATATAAGCAAACAAAAATGTGGGTTTAAATTGCTTCCTACCTTCCGGCCTGATAAAGCTGTTCATATCGATAAGAAAGACTTCCGGCAGTATATTCAATTGCTGGGACAATCAGCTAATATGCCAATTCTTGATTTTTCAGATTTGATTGAGGTACTTACCAGCCGTATTGATTATTTTCATGAAAACGGATGTAGGATTTCGGATCACGGACTTGAATATTGTTATACGGAAAATCTTGATTATCAAGTAGCAGAGAAAGCCTTGAAGAGAAAGATGTCGGGTATGGATATTTCTACCCATGAAGCAGTGGTTTATAAGTCGGTATTATTATTTGAACTGGGAAAAATGTATGCGGATAACAACTGGGTTATGCAATTGCATTTGGGAGCCATGCGGAATAATAATTCGAGAATGTTTAATATTCTTGGGCATGATGCGGGTTATGACAGTATTGGTGATTTTTCCCAGGGAAAAAATCTTTCGGTTTTTCTTAACCGCTTAGATGCTGAAGGCAAACTTCCAAAAACCATTATTTATAATTTAAACCCGAAAGATAATGAAGTGGTAGCTTCTATGGCGGGTAATTTTAATGACGGATCAGTTAAAGGCAAGGTGCAGTTTGGTGCGGCATGGTGGTTTTTAGATCAAAAAGACGGGATAGAGAAACAATTAAATGCACTTTCCAATATTGGAATGTTGTCCTGTTTTGTCGGGATGCTTTCTGATAGCAGGAGTTTATTTTCGTATTCAAGGCATGAATATTTCAGGAGGATTTTATGTAATCTGATCGGAAAGGATGTAGTAAACGGAGAGTTGCCTAATGATATAGAATTTTTAGGATCTGTGGTTAATGATATCTCATACCATAATGCCCGGATGTATTTTGATTTTTAA